Proteins from one Archocentrus centrarchus isolate MPI-CPG fArcCen1 chromosome 8, fArcCen1, whole genome shotgun sequence genomic window:
- the tom1 gene encoding target of Myb1 membrane trafficking protein isoform X4, which translates to MEFLMGNPFSTPVGQRIERATGSSLPSEDWELNMEICDMINSSEEGPKDAVRAIKKRVVGNKNFKEVMLALTVLETCVKNCGYRFHILVTTRDFIEGVLVRSIIPRNNPPQILHDRVLGIIQAWADAFRSSPDLTGVVSVYEDLRRKGLEFPMTQLEGYTTAQAPKKVKKLKAELGVVRSNLTMMSDLMSQLDPVTVKQADMELLEQLYTVCKEMQDRIVKIVPRLSEEKLIEELLATNDEMNSAFSRYHRFERRITDGQNTAQKGHTYVNLTDLDLKTDSQSEVASVTNDSSLSFPKSDSLSSQMAKLSTSESDDTLSQKINVLSQQRPRDGSEGVVDGLAQAQDGRLQNTEPDGSPASTRSSSPKLDWMIKRGMIPITQSSVMDDIEKWLELDDEYDDFEDSDGVTSEEFDRFLAERAKAAERLPSLRASSQDHSES; encoded by the exons ATGGAGTTTTTAATGGGGAATCCGTTCAGCACGCCCGTGGGACAGCGGATCG AGCGCGCAACCGGCTCCAGCCTGCCATCTGAAGACTGGGAACTCAACATGGAAATCTGTGACATGATCAACAGCTCagaggaagg aCCCAAAGACGCAGTCAGAGCCATAAAGAAAAGGGTTGTGGGGAATAAGAACTTCAAGGAGGTTATGCTGGCACTCACT GTCCTGGAGACCTGTGTGAAGAACTGCGGCTACAGGTTTCACATTCTGGTCACAACACGTGATTTCATAGAAGGAGTTCTGGTGCGGTCGATCATCCCGAGGAACAACCCTCCACAAATCCTACATGACAGAGTGCTCGGCATCATACAG GCGTGGGCTGATGCATTCCGCAGCTCACCCGACCTGACGGGCGTGGTGTCAGTGTATGAAGACCTGCGACGGAAAGGACTTGAGTTCCCCATGACTCAACTGGAAGGTTACACAACAGCCCAAGCCCCCAAAAAG GTGAAGAAGCTAAAGGCAGAGCTAGGAGTGGTTCGCAGCAACTTGACTATGATGTCAGATTTGATGAGTCAGCTGGATCCAGTTACGGTAAAACAAGCAGATATGGAGCTGTTggag cagttatacacagtatgTAAGGAAATGCAAGACAGGATAGTGAAGATAGTCCCGAGGCTCAGTGAGGAGAAGCTGATCGAAGAGTTACTGGCAACTAACGATGAAATGAACTCTGCCTTCAGTCGCTACCACAG GTTTGAACGACGGATAACAGATGgtcaaaacacagcacagaag GGCCACACCTACGTCAACCTAACAGACCTTGATTTGAAAactgacagccaatcagaggttGCTTCAGTTACCAATGACAGCTCATTGAGCTTTCCAAAATCGGACAGTTTGTCCAGTCAGATGGCAAAACTTA GTACAAGTGAATCAGATGACACATtatcacagaaaataaatgtgttgaGTCAACAAAGACCAAG AGATGGGAGTGAAGGTGTAGTGGACGGTCTTGCTCAAGCTCAGGACGGCAGACTACAAAACACTGAACCT GACGGCAGTCCAGCTTCCACCCGCAGCTCCTCACCAAAGTTAGATTGGATGATTAAAAGGGGAATG atTCCCATCACCCAGTCCAGTGTAATGGATGATATTGAGAAATGGCTTGAATTGGATGATGAG TACGATGACTTTGAGGACTCGGACGGCGTGACCAGTGAAG AGTTTGACAGGTTTTTGGCAGAAAGAGCGAAAGCAGCCGAGCGCCTGCCGTCACTGAGAGCTTCCTCGCAGGACCACTCCGAGTCTTAA
- the tom1 gene encoding target of Myb1 membrane trafficking protein isoform X2, with protein MEFLMGNPFSTPVGQRIERATGSSLPSEDWELNMEICDMINSSEEGPKDAVRAIKKRVVGNKNFKEVMLALTVLETCVKNCGYRFHILVTTRDFIEGVLVRSIIPRNNPPQILHDRVLGIIQAWADAFRSSPDLTGVVSVYEDLRRKGLEFPMTQLEGYTTAQAPKKALPGNGPAVTTLPAVRLSSKLLIPPQTSDLKLALEGNNALTPSQVKKLKAELGVVRSNLTMMSDLMSQLDPVTVKQADMELLELYTVCKEMQDRIVKIVPRLSEEKLIEELLATNDEMNSAFSRYHRFERRITDGQNTAQKGHTYVNLTDLDLKTDSQSEVASVTNDSSLSFPKSDSLSSQMAKLSTSESDDTLSQKINVLSQQRPRDGSEGVVDGLAQAQDGRLQNTEPDGSPASTRSSSPKLDWMIKRGMIPITQSSVMDDIEKWLELDDEYDDFEDSDGVTSEEFDRFLAERAKAAERLPSLRASSQDHSES; from the exons ATGGAGTTTTTAATGGGGAATCCGTTCAGCACGCCCGTGGGACAGCGGATCG AGCGCGCAACCGGCTCCAGCCTGCCATCTGAAGACTGGGAACTCAACATGGAAATCTGTGACATGATCAACAGCTCagaggaagg aCCCAAAGACGCAGTCAGAGCCATAAAGAAAAGGGTTGTGGGGAATAAGAACTTCAAGGAGGTTATGCTGGCACTCACT GTCCTGGAGACCTGTGTGAAGAACTGCGGCTACAGGTTTCACATTCTGGTCACAACACGTGATTTCATAGAAGGAGTTCTGGTGCGGTCGATCATCCCGAGGAACAACCCTCCACAAATCCTACATGACAGAGTGCTCGGCATCATACAG GCGTGGGCTGATGCATTCCGCAGCTCACCCGACCTGACGGGCGTGGTGTCAGTGTATGAAGACCTGCGACGGAAAGGACTTGAGTTCCCCATGACTCAACTGGAAGGTTACACAACAGCCCAAGCCCCCAAAAAG GCTTTGCCTGGCAATGGGCCTGCTGTTACTACTCTGCCTGCTGTACGCCTTTCTTCCAAACTGCTCATCCCACCTCAGACCTCTGATCTAAAACTGGCCCTTGAGGGAAACAATGCCTTGACTCCTAGCCAG GTGAAGAAGCTAAAGGCAGAGCTAGGAGTGGTTCGCAGCAACTTGACTATGATGTCAGATTTGATGAGTCAGCTGGATCCAGTTACGGTAAAACAAGCAGATATGGAGCTGTTggag ttatacacagtatgTAAGGAAATGCAAGACAGGATAGTGAAGATAGTCCCGAGGCTCAGTGAGGAGAAGCTGATCGAAGAGTTACTGGCAACTAACGATGAAATGAACTCTGCCTTCAGTCGCTACCACAG GTTTGAACGACGGATAACAGATGgtcaaaacacagcacagaag GGCCACACCTACGTCAACCTAACAGACCTTGATTTGAAAactgacagccaatcagaggttGCTTCAGTTACCAATGACAGCTCATTGAGCTTTCCAAAATCGGACAGTTTGTCCAGTCAGATGGCAAAACTTA GTACAAGTGAATCAGATGACACATtatcacagaaaataaatgtgttgaGTCAACAAAGACCAAG AGATGGGAGTGAAGGTGTAGTGGACGGTCTTGCTCAAGCTCAGGACGGCAGACTACAAAACACTGAACCT GACGGCAGTCCAGCTTCCACCCGCAGCTCCTCACCAAAGTTAGATTGGATGATTAAAAGGGGAATG atTCCCATCACCCAGTCCAGTGTAATGGATGATATTGAGAAATGGCTTGAATTGGATGATGAG TACGATGACTTTGAGGACTCGGACGGCGTGACCAGTGAAG AGTTTGACAGGTTTTTGGCAGAAAGAGCGAAAGCAGCCGAGCGCCTGCCGTCACTGAGAGCTTCCTCGCAGGACCACTCCGAGTCTTAA
- the tom1 gene encoding target of Myb1 membrane trafficking protein isoform X3, whose translation MEFLMGNPFSTPVGQRIERATGSSLPSEDWELNMEICDMINSSEEGPKDAVRAIKKRVVGNKNFKEVMLALTVLETCVKNCGYRFHILVTTRDFIEGVLVRSIIPRNNPPQILHDRVLGIIQAWADAFRSSPDLTGVVSVYEDLRRKGLEFPMTQLEGYTTAQAPKKALPGNGPAVTTLPAVRLSSKLLIPPQTSDLKLALEGNNALTPSQVKKLKAELGVVRSNLTMMSDLMSQLDPVTVKQADMELLEQLYTVCKEMQDRIVKIVPRLSEEKLIEELLATNDEMNSAFSRYHRFERRITDGQNTAQKGHTYVNLTDLDLKTDSQSEVASVTNDSSLSFPKSDSLSSQMAKLSTSESDDTLSQKINVLSQQRPRDGSEGVVDGLAQAQDGRLQNTEPIPITQSSVMDDIEKWLELDDEYDDFEDSDGVTSEEFDRFLAERAKAAERLPSLRASSQDHSES comes from the exons ATGGAGTTTTTAATGGGGAATCCGTTCAGCACGCCCGTGGGACAGCGGATCG AGCGCGCAACCGGCTCCAGCCTGCCATCTGAAGACTGGGAACTCAACATGGAAATCTGTGACATGATCAACAGCTCagaggaagg aCCCAAAGACGCAGTCAGAGCCATAAAGAAAAGGGTTGTGGGGAATAAGAACTTCAAGGAGGTTATGCTGGCACTCACT GTCCTGGAGACCTGTGTGAAGAACTGCGGCTACAGGTTTCACATTCTGGTCACAACACGTGATTTCATAGAAGGAGTTCTGGTGCGGTCGATCATCCCGAGGAACAACCCTCCACAAATCCTACATGACAGAGTGCTCGGCATCATACAG GCGTGGGCTGATGCATTCCGCAGCTCACCCGACCTGACGGGCGTGGTGTCAGTGTATGAAGACCTGCGACGGAAAGGACTTGAGTTCCCCATGACTCAACTGGAAGGTTACACAACAGCCCAAGCCCCCAAAAAG GCTTTGCCTGGCAATGGGCCTGCTGTTACTACTCTGCCTGCTGTACGCCTTTCTTCCAAACTGCTCATCCCACCTCAGACCTCTGATCTAAAACTGGCCCTTGAGGGAAACAATGCCTTGACTCCTAGCCAG GTGAAGAAGCTAAAGGCAGAGCTAGGAGTGGTTCGCAGCAACTTGACTATGATGTCAGATTTGATGAGTCAGCTGGATCCAGTTACGGTAAAACAAGCAGATATGGAGCTGTTggag cagttatacacagtatgTAAGGAAATGCAAGACAGGATAGTGAAGATAGTCCCGAGGCTCAGTGAGGAGAAGCTGATCGAAGAGTTACTGGCAACTAACGATGAAATGAACTCTGCCTTCAGTCGCTACCACAG GTTTGAACGACGGATAACAGATGgtcaaaacacagcacagaag GGCCACACCTACGTCAACCTAACAGACCTTGATTTGAAAactgacagccaatcagaggttGCTTCAGTTACCAATGACAGCTCATTGAGCTTTCCAAAATCGGACAGTTTGTCCAGTCAGATGGCAAAACTTA GTACAAGTGAATCAGATGACACATtatcacagaaaataaatgtgttgaGTCAACAAAGACCAAG AGATGGGAGTGAAGGTGTAGTGGACGGTCTTGCTCAAGCTCAGGACGGCAGACTACAAAACACTGAACCT atTCCCATCACCCAGTCCAGTGTAATGGATGATATTGAGAAATGGCTTGAATTGGATGATGAG TACGATGACTTTGAGGACTCGGACGGCGTGACCAGTGAAG AGTTTGACAGGTTTTTGGCAGAAAGAGCGAAAGCAGCCGAGCGCCTGCCGTCACTGAGAGCTTCCTCGCAGGACCACTCCGAGTCTTAA
- the tom1 gene encoding target of Myb1 membrane trafficking protein isoform X1 produces the protein MEFLMGNPFSTPVGQRIERATGSSLPSEDWELNMEICDMINSSEEGPKDAVRAIKKRVVGNKNFKEVMLALTVLETCVKNCGYRFHILVTTRDFIEGVLVRSIIPRNNPPQILHDRVLGIIQAWADAFRSSPDLTGVVSVYEDLRRKGLEFPMTQLEGYTTAQAPKKALPGNGPAVTTLPAVRLSSKLLIPPQTSDLKLALEGNNALTPSQVKKLKAELGVVRSNLTMMSDLMSQLDPVTVKQADMELLEQLYTVCKEMQDRIVKIVPRLSEEKLIEELLATNDEMNSAFSRYHRFERRITDGQNTAQKGHTYVNLTDLDLKTDSQSEVASVTNDSSLSFPKSDSLSSQMAKLSTSESDDTLSQKINVLSQQRPRDGSEGVVDGLAQAQDGRLQNTEPDGSPASTRSSSPKLDWMIKRGMIPITQSSVMDDIEKWLELDDEYDDFEDSDGVTSEEFDRFLAERAKAAERLPSLRASSQDHSES, from the exons ATGGAGTTTTTAATGGGGAATCCGTTCAGCACGCCCGTGGGACAGCGGATCG AGCGCGCAACCGGCTCCAGCCTGCCATCTGAAGACTGGGAACTCAACATGGAAATCTGTGACATGATCAACAGCTCagaggaagg aCCCAAAGACGCAGTCAGAGCCATAAAGAAAAGGGTTGTGGGGAATAAGAACTTCAAGGAGGTTATGCTGGCACTCACT GTCCTGGAGACCTGTGTGAAGAACTGCGGCTACAGGTTTCACATTCTGGTCACAACACGTGATTTCATAGAAGGAGTTCTGGTGCGGTCGATCATCCCGAGGAACAACCCTCCACAAATCCTACATGACAGAGTGCTCGGCATCATACAG GCGTGGGCTGATGCATTCCGCAGCTCACCCGACCTGACGGGCGTGGTGTCAGTGTATGAAGACCTGCGACGGAAAGGACTTGAGTTCCCCATGACTCAACTGGAAGGTTACACAACAGCCCAAGCCCCCAAAAAG GCTTTGCCTGGCAATGGGCCTGCTGTTACTACTCTGCCTGCTGTACGCCTTTCTTCCAAACTGCTCATCCCACCTCAGACCTCTGATCTAAAACTGGCCCTTGAGGGAAACAATGCCTTGACTCCTAGCCAG GTGAAGAAGCTAAAGGCAGAGCTAGGAGTGGTTCGCAGCAACTTGACTATGATGTCAGATTTGATGAGTCAGCTGGATCCAGTTACGGTAAAACAAGCAGATATGGAGCTGTTggag cagttatacacagtatgTAAGGAAATGCAAGACAGGATAGTGAAGATAGTCCCGAGGCTCAGTGAGGAGAAGCTGATCGAAGAGTTACTGGCAACTAACGATGAAATGAACTCTGCCTTCAGTCGCTACCACAG GTTTGAACGACGGATAACAGATGgtcaaaacacagcacagaag GGCCACACCTACGTCAACCTAACAGACCTTGATTTGAAAactgacagccaatcagaggttGCTTCAGTTACCAATGACAGCTCATTGAGCTTTCCAAAATCGGACAGTTTGTCCAGTCAGATGGCAAAACTTA GTACAAGTGAATCAGATGACACATtatcacagaaaataaatgtgttgaGTCAACAAAGACCAAG AGATGGGAGTGAAGGTGTAGTGGACGGTCTTGCTCAAGCTCAGGACGGCAGACTACAAAACACTGAACCT GACGGCAGTCCAGCTTCCACCCGCAGCTCCTCACCAAAGTTAGATTGGATGATTAAAAGGGGAATG atTCCCATCACCCAGTCCAGTGTAATGGATGATATTGAGAAATGGCTTGAATTGGATGATGAG TACGATGACTTTGAGGACTCGGACGGCGTGACCAGTGAAG AGTTTGACAGGTTTTTGGCAGAAAGAGCGAAAGCAGCCGAGCGCCTGCCGTCACTGAGAGCTTCCTCGCAGGACCACTCCGAGTCTTAA